Proteins co-encoded in one Bremerella sp. TYQ1 genomic window:
- a CDS encoding undecaprenyl-diphosphate phosphatase, with translation MDLPVWQIILLAIVQGIAEFLPISSSGHLVVLASLMGADAEEFDLVELNIVLHAGTLGSILVVYRKQLFEALTKDWRILFLLAVATLPAVIAAVLLKATDADDLLESPFVAGICLLLTGAILLLSQRLSQKEQPYEATSWWQAWWIGCAQALAILPGISRSGSTICSGQALGLSREGAATFSFLMAVPAILGAITLEAAKTLAETSESESGLPLWLLGLGALVSFIVGWASLVLLLSMVQRGRLHWFAWWCFAVGLFVILWQTTID, from the coding sequence GTGGATCTTCCAGTCTGGCAAATCATTCTTCTGGCAATCGTACAGGGCATCGCCGAATTCCTGCCGATCAGTTCGTCCGGTCACCTGGTGGTACTCGCGTCGCTGATGGGTGCCGATGCCGAAGAGTTTGACCTGGTCGAACTCAATATCGTCCTGCATGCCGGCACATTGGGATCGATCCTGGTCGTTTATCGCAAACAGCTTTTCGAAGCACTCACCAAGGATTGGCGAATTTTGTTTCTGCTGGCTGTCGCCACACTTCCGGCCGTTATCGCGGCCGTTCTGCTGAAAGCTACCGACGCGGACGATTTACTGGAGTCCCCATTCGTCGCCGGTATTTGCTTACTGTTAACAGGAGCGATCTTGTTACTTTCGCAGCGTCTAAGTCAGAAAGAGCAGCCATACGAAGCGACTTCCTGGTGGCAAGCCTGGTGGATCGGCTGTGCCCAAGCTTTGGCCATTCTGCCGGGTATTTCCCGCAGCGGCTCGACCATTTGCAGCGGTCAGGCCCTGGGACTTTCCCGCGAAGGCGCTGCAACGTTTTCGTTCCTGATGGCGGTGCCCGCGATCTTAGGTGCGATTACATTGGAAGCAGCCAAGACGCTTGCGGAAACGTCCGAGTCAGAATCAGGCTTACCCTTGTGGTTGCTCGGATTGGGGGCGTTGGTATCGTTCATCGTAGGCTGGGCGTCATTGGTATTGCTACTTTCCATGGTTCAGCGAGGCCGCCTTCACTGGTTTGCCTGGTGGTGCTTTGCGGTCGGGTTGTTTGTCATCCTCTGGCAGACGACGATAGATTAA
- a CDS encoding GspE/PulE family protein, with protein MQLTELHENLLSHSPKSDAYAENVVASLLEGAIALHASDVHLQPTASGTHVQVRIDGVLQSVGEIPRGDKTDAAARLKILAGLLTYRTDIPQEGRVSDLPLGQEVRVSTFPALHGERVVIRILWQQQTLHQLSDLGLPPAISNDLAALLQESSGMILIAGPAGSGKSTTAYACLRHILHHEQSGRSIVTLEDPIENEIPGISQSHIRPNAGFDFATGLRSLMRQDPEVIFVGEIRDPVTVETAMQASLTGQLVLSTFHSGSASEAIRRLIDMDIPPYMIQSGLLGILHQRLVRTLCDCSSKCEDEHRLGFSFDNMRQAKGCEKCRGTGYLGRTLLAEWLVPHKHHISQLELDTATTAHVEATAAAAGMITRWQQAETLLTSGQTSPAEIRRVLGFRDEPSRG; from the coding sequence ATGCAACTGACCGAACTTCACGAAAACCTGCTAAGCCATTCCCCCAAAAGTGACGCGTACGCCGAGAATGTCGTGGCGTCTCTTTTGGAAGGGGCGATCGCACTGCATGCCAGCGACGTGCATCTGCAGCCAACCGCCAGCGGTACCCATGTGCAAGTTCGCATCGACGGTGTGCTTCAATCGGTCGGTGAAATCCCTCGCGGCGATAAAACAGACGCCGCCGCGCGTCTGAAGATCTTGGCAGGCCTGCTCACCTATCGAACTGACATCCCGCAAGAAGGACGCGTGAGCGATCTGCCGCTCGGTCAGGAAGTTCGGGTAAGCACGTTTCCAGCTCTGCATGGCGAACGCGTGGTCATTCGCATACTTTGGCAACAACAGACGCTCCATCAGCTCAGCGATTTAGGACTACCACCAGCCATCTCGAACGACTTGGCCGCGCTGCTGCAGGAATCGTCCGGGATGATCCTCATCGCAGGTCCCGCCGGAAGCGGCAAGTCGACGACTGCCTATGCTTGCTTGCGTCACATCCTTCATCACGAGCAAAGTGGCCGCAGTATTGTTACGTTGGAAGACCCGATCGAGAACGAAATCCCCGGTATCTCGCAAAGCCACATTCGCCCGAACGCTGGCTTCGATTTCGCGACGGGGCTACGGAGTCTCATGCGGCAAGATCCCGAAGTGATCTTCGTGGGTGAAATCCGCGATCCCGTCACCGTCGAAACCGCCATGCAGGCCAGCCTCACCGGACAACTGGTCCTCAGCACATTCCACAGCGGCAGTGCTTCCGAAGCAATCCGGCGGCTGATCGACATGGATATTCCGCCCTACATGATTCAGAGTGGCCTTCTCGGCATACTGCATCAACGACTTGTTCGTACCCTCTGCGATTGCTCAAGCAAATGCGAAGACGAGCATCGTCTCGGCTTTTCCTTCGACAACATGCGACAAGCGAAGGGCTGCGAGAAATGTCGTGGCACCGGATACCTCGGCCGAACCCTGTTGGCGGAATGGCTCGTGCCGCACAAACATCACATCTCGCAGCTTGAACTCGATACGGCGACGACCGCCCATGTGGAAGCGACGGCGGCCGCGGCCGGGATGATCACGCGGTGGCAGCAAGCCGAAACGCTTCTCACGTCCGGGCAGACAAGCCCCGCCGAAATCCGCCGGGTGCTGGGCTTTCGCGACGAACCTTCCCGAGGCTAA
- a CDS encoding exo-alpha-sialidase, which translates to MKSITSMVGLFSLLVGLLACPAFGQAADTQSAKLPKVAGQETPAFVTSEFIFPLENRPTKNSHASTIVETPEGLVAAWFGGTHEKHPDVGIWISRNTGNGWTTPIEVANGYESEEVRHPTWNPVLFQVAEGPLMLFYKVGPSPSRWWGMLTTSTDNGITWSEPKRLGENEAIGNLLGPVKNKPVQLADGSIVCPSSTEHKGWRVHFEVTKDLGETWEVIGPINDAKLFNAIQPSILTYGEGKLQILCRTRENVVASAWSEDNGQTWSALSATDLPNPNSGTDAVSLADGMQLLVYNHTIRESDFPAGRNMLNVAISDDGHTWHPVLTLERQPGEYSYPAVVQSSDGKVHVVYTYRREGIKHVVLDPAKLKIPAPKAAK; encoded by the coding sequence ATGAAATCGATCACCTCCATGGTCGGATTGTTTAGCCTGTTGGTCGGACTTCTCGCATGTCCTGCCTTCGGCCAAGCTGCCGACACACAATCTGCCAAACTTCCCAAAGTGGCCGGGCAAGAGACGCCTGCGTTTGTCACCTCGGAATTTATCTTCCCACTGGAAAACCGCCCGACCAAAAACAGCCATGCTTCGACCATTGTCGAAACTCCGGAAGGTCTTGTCGCGGCGTGGTTTGGTGGCACACACGAAAAGCACCCTGACGTAGGCATCTGGATCTCGCGCAACACCGGCAACGGCTGGACCACACCAATCGAAGTTGCCAATGGGTACGAATCGGAAGAAGTTCGGCATCCAACTTGGAACCCTGTTTTGTTCCAAGTTGCCGAAGGCCCGCTGATGCTGTTTTACAAAGTTGGCCCAAGCCCAAGCCGCTGGTGGGGCATGTTGACCACCTCGACCGACAACGGCATTACATGGAGCGAACCGAAACGTCTCGGTGAAAATGAAGCAATCGGCAACTTGCTCGGTCCGGTGAAGAACAAGCCGGTTCAGCTGGCTGACGGCTCGATCGTCTGCCCTTCCAGCACCGAGCACAAAGGATGGCGCGTTCACTTCGAGGTGACCAAAGACTTGGGCGAAACGTGGGAAGTAATCGGTCCGATCAACGATGCCAAGCTGTTTAACGCCATTCAGCCAAGCATTCTCACTTATGGCGAAGGGAAACTTCAGATCCTGTGCCGCACGCGAGAAAACGTCGTGGCCTCAGCCTGGTCGGAAGACAACGGCCAGACGTGGAGCGCCCTCAGCGCAACCGATCTGCCGAACCCGAATTCCGGAACCGATGCGGTCTCGCTCGCCGACGGCATGCAGCTTCTGGTTTATAACCACACCATTCGCGAGTCGGACTTCCCGGCCGGGCGGAACATGCTGAACGTGGCGATCTCCGACGACGGCCACACCTGGCATCCCGTCTTAACACTAGAGCGTCAGCCAGGGGAATACTCCTATCCGGCGGTCGTCCAATCCTCCGACGGAAAGGTACACGTCGTCTACACTTACCGCCGCGAGGGGATCAAGCATGTGGTGCTGGATCCCGCAAAATTGAAGATTCCGGCCCCGAAAGCGGCAAAATAG
- a CDS encoding efflux RND transporter periplasmic adaptor subunit has translation MPRTILLRIAIFLSIAVAIGFTGYYFGNQSAPPSPAANTNEEEDAHEDDHGHDHGGEVVELTDTAFNNLKIATKIMRPETYVSPLTIPGEVVEIPGRSSFAVAAPVGGNVRKVHVDVGQLVKLNDTLFTLDIVDEPVLSAQVDLLDVMGQLDVTDAEIQRLAPLAETGAIARKSALEYQYQKEKLQNRKDARVQELMARGLTAKQVSSIVEQRTLVKTIEVAVSDVPRDVKSAEQDPAAFVVESLDIHPGMTVSRGTSLARLADHRYLYIRGEAFEQDVPNLYRLEANNIPIEVQFGHSHEDEEERDHATRTAEIAYIDNHADESAGTFYFYLRFQNEVAADSLLLDQSITRQWRFKPGQRVHLRLPMEEYKDQFVLPREALVEEGVETFVFQQQFGHVEPGMLEFQKVPVDVVHRDTNTAVISRDGDIRLGDTIVVSHAYQLYLEMLSKAGSDSGGGHHGHSH, from the coding sequence ATGCCTCGCACGATACTGCTGCGAATCGCGATATTCTTGAGTATCGCGGTCGCGATCGGTTTCACCGGATACTACTTCGGCAATCAGTCCGCGCCCCCTTCCCCGGCCGCCAATACGAATGAGGAAGAAGATGCCCACGAAGACGATCATGGTCACGACCATGGCGGCGAAGTGGTCGAGCTGACCGATACGGCGTTCAACAACTTGAAGATCGCCACGAAGATCATGCGTCCTGAAACGTACGTTTCGCCGCTGACTATTCCAGGCGAAGTCGTCGAGATCCCTGGCCGCAGCAGCTTTGCGGTGGCGGCCCCTGTCGGTGGAAATGTTCGCAAAGTGCATGTCGATGTCGGTCAGCTAGTGAAGTTGAACGACACGCTATTCACGCTCGACATCGTGGACGAACCGGTCCTTTCCGCCCAAGTCGACTTGCTTGACGTGATGGGACAGCTGGACGTCACCGACGCCGAAATCCAACGTCTCGCTCCGCTGGCTGAAACCGGAGCCATCGCTCGCAAGTCGGCCCTCGAGTACCAATACCAGAAAGAGAAATTGCAAAATCGCAAAGATGCTCGCGTGCAGGAACTGATGGCGCGCGGACTCACCGCCAAGCAAGTCTCTTCCATCGTCGAGCAGCGAACGTTAGTAAAGACGATCGAAGTTGCCGTGAGCGATGTCCCCCGCGACGTAAAATCTGCCGAGCAAGACCCGGCCGCGTTCGTGGTCGAATCGCTCGACATCCATCCTGGCATGACCGTGTCGCGCGGTACGTCTCTGGCTCGCCTGGCCGACCACCGCTATTTGTACATCCGCGGCGAAGCGTTCGAGCAGGACGTGCCAAACCTATACCGACTCGAGGCGAACAACATTCCGATTGAAGTCCAGTTTGGGCACTCGCATGAAGATGAAGAAGAACGGGACCATGCGACTCGCACAGCTGAAATCGCCTACATCGACAACCATGCGGACGAATCGGCAGGCACGTTTTACTTCTACCTTCGCTTTCAAAACGAAGTCGCCGCCGACTCGCTGCTGCTCGATCAATCGATCACGCGGCAATGGCGATTCAAGCCTGGCCAACGTGTCCACCTGCGTCTGCCGATGGAGGAATATAAAGACCAGTTCGTCCTGCCACGCGAGGCACTCGTCGAAGAAGGCGTCGAGACGTTTGTCTTCCAACAACAGTTTGGCCATGTCGAGCCTGGCATGCTGGAATTCCAAAAGGTTCCCGTCGACGTCGTGCATCGCGATACCAACACGGCCGTCATCAGCCGCGACGGCGACATCCGTCTCGGCGACACGATCGTTGTTTCGCACGCTTACCAGCTGTACTTGGAGATGCTTTCCAAGGCCGGCTCGGATAGCGGCGGCGGACACCATGGACACTCCCACTAA
- a CDS encoding efflux RND transporter permease subunit — MLNNIILFALRNRLVIVMAALAVMVVGSVITVQLPIDVLPNLTRPRVVVIAESHGLSPEEVEQRITYVLERSLIGASGVQAVRSSSDIGFSVIYVEFDWGTDIYTARQIVQERLALEQENLPPETDVQMAPMSSLLGQIMIVGMWSDDGTTSPIEIRTMADWTVRQRLLTIPGVAQVIPMGGGRKQYQVLVDLHKMHQYDLQLKDIEDALRDSNLNVTGGYVDRSSQEFLVRGLGLLKTIDDIRDVPLTSDRTRPVLMRHVAEIVEGAQIKRGDSSVNGRDAVVLTIQKQPEVDTREITEQINAAIADLKLSMPQDVQIETTYEQREFIDHSVENVIEALRDGAILVVIILFLFLFNFRTTFITVTAIPLSILVTSLIFYFLGMSINVMTLGGIAVAMGELVDDAIVDVENIFRRLKANAKLDDPRPVLKVIFDASVEVRNAIIISTVLVIVVFAPLFALSGMEGRLFTPLGVAYIISILASTLVSLTVTPVLSYYLLPNAKATQSGDGAFLRFLKWMVQPIIRSGLTQNGIAIILSGVLIAVVASGFLVTRLGTDFLPPFDEGAVQVNLFAPPGTSLETSREIAKLVDDELGKLTKSDENPDGPLLWFTTKTGRAEQDEHAMGVNVTELVVSLNPEVDYGREEMIEILHDATKDVPGVEIEIEQPIAHLISHMLSGVTAQIAIKIYGDDLTELRRTANNVKNAISDIEGIAPPVVEQQAIIPQFRVELKRDSLAYYGVPASYVNETIETALNGRVVTQMYQGQRTFDVLVRLDERYRTDLENLNRFPLELENGQHVPLSVLANVYEAGGPNTIKREDGRRRIVVRVNTLGKDLGTAVAEIEDRIRSDVEFPEGYFFTMGGQFEAQQSASTRIFGLSIVALVVTFVVLYSAYPSTSVVLQILFSLPAAFVGGVLALMLTGQTLSIAALVGFISLGGIAARNGLLLISTYLEQYREEGFTQQMIINGSLERLAPVLMTALTTGIGLVPLVIGGSQPGKEMLFPVATVILGGLVTSTFCEFLVRPGMFWFFGKGAAERLAIAEDSPE, encoded by the coding sequence ATGTTGAACAACATTATTCTGTTCGCCCTTCGCAATCGCCTCGTCATCGTCATGGCGGCGTTGGCAGTGATGGTGGTGGGCAGTGTTATTACCGTACAGCTTCCGATCGATGTGCTACCGAATCTTACTCGGCCGCGCGTGGTCGTGATCGCCGAATCGCACGGGCTTTCTCCAGAAGAAGTCGAGCAGCGAATCACCTACGTGCTTGAGCGAAGCCTTATCGGGGCTTCCGGCGTGCAGGCCGTTCGTAGCTCGTCCGACATTGGATTCTCGGTCATCTATGTCGAGTTCGACTGGGGAACCGATATCTACACGGCTCGGCAAATCGTGCAGGAGCGTTTGGCGCTGGAGCAAGAGAATCTTCCGCCGGAGACCGATGTGCAGATGGCACCGATGTCTTCGCTGCTGGGACAAATCATGATCGTCGGCATGTGGAGCGACGACGGCACCACCTCGCCGATCGAGATCCGCACAATGGCCGACTGGACGGTGCGGCAACGGCTGCTCACCATTCCCGGAGTGGCTCAGGTCATTCCCATGGGTGGCGGTCGCAAGCAGTACCAGGTCCTCGTCGATCTGCACAAGATGCATCAGTACGACTTGCAACTGAAAGACATCGAAGACGCCCTCCGCGACAGCAACTTGAATGTGACCGGCGGCTATGTCGATCGCAGCTCGCAAGAGTTCCTCGTCCGCGGTCTTGGACTGCTGAAAACGATCGATGACATTCGCGACGTGCCGTTGACATCGGACCGAACACGTCCGGTGCTGATGCGACACGTGGCCGAAATCGTCGAAGGAGCCCAAATCAAACGAGGCGACTCCAGTGTCAATGGACGCGACGCCGTCGTGCTGACCATCCAGAAGCAACCAGAGGTCGATACCCGCGAGATCACCGAACAAATCAACGCGGCGATTGCCGACTTGAAGCTTTCGATGCCGCAAGACGTGCAAATCGAAACGACCTACGAGCAGCGCGAGTTCATCGACCACAGTGTCGAGAACGTGATCGAAGCGTTACGGGACGGGGCCATCCTAGTGGTGATCATACTGTTCCTGTTCCTCTTCAACTTCCGCACCACGTTCATCACCGTGACGGCGATTCCACTTTCGATTCTCGTCACGTCGCTGATCTTCTATTTTCTCGGCATGTCGATCAACGTGATGACACTCGGCGGCATTGCGGTGGCGATGGGAGAACTGGTCGACGACGCGATCGTCGACGTCGAGAACATCTTCCGGCGTCTAAAAGCGAACGCAAAACTGGATGATCCGCGGCCGGTATTGAAAGTGATCTTCGATGCAAGTGTCGAAGTCCGAAACGCGATTATCATCAGCACCGTGCTGGTCATTGTCGTCTTCGCTCCTTTGTTCGCATTAAGCGGAATGGAAGGCCGACTCTTCACGCCGCTGGGGGTCGCTTACATTATTTCGATTCTTGCTTCGACGCTGGTTTCACTGACCGTGACGCCGGTTCTGTCGTACTATCTGTTGCCCAACGCCAAGGCAACGCAAAGTGGCGACGGAGCATTCCTTCGCTTCCTGAAGTGGATGGTTCAACCGATCATTCGGAGCGGCCTGACGCAAAATGGGATCGCCATTATCCTCTCTGGGGTGTTAATCGCTGTTGTGGCCAGCGGCTTTCTGGTCACGCGACTGGGAACCGACTTCCTGCCCCCGTTTGACGAAGGAGCGGTTCAAGTCAATTTGTTCGCGCCGCCGGGGACTTCGCTCGAAACGAGCCGCGAGATTGCCAAGCTGGTCGACGACGAACTGGGCAAGCTGACCAAGTCGGACGAGAACCCTGACGGTCCGCTGCTTTGGTTCACCACCAAAACGGGACGAGCGGAGCAGGACGAGCATGCCATGGGTGTGAACGTGACCGAATTGGTGGTCTCGCTAAATCCTGAGGTCGACTATGGCCGCGAAGAGATGATCGAAATCTTGCACGATGCCACCAAGGATGTTCCTGGCGTCGAGATTGAAATCGAGCAGCCAATCGCTCACTTGATCAGCCATATGCTTTCTGGCGTCACCGCTCAGATTGCGATCAAGATCTACGGAGACGATCTGACCGAGCTTCGTCGCACAGCGAACAACGTCAAAAACGCGATCTCCGATATCGAAGGAATTGCTCCGCCGGTCGTCGAACAACAAGCGATCATTCCACAGTTTCGAGTTGAACTGAAGCGGGACTCGCTCGCCTATTACGGCGTACCAGCTTCGTACGTCAACGAAACGATCGAGACGGCACTCAACGGCCGTGTCGTGACGCAGATGTACCAAGGGCAACGGACGTTCGATGTGCTTGTGCGTTTGGACGAACGTTACCGGACCGACCTGGAAAACCTCAATCGCTTTCCATTGGAACTCGAAAACGGACAGCATGTGCCTCTTTCGGTGCTTGCCAACGTCTACGAGGCAGGCGGCCCTAACACGATCAAGCGAGAAGATGGCCGACGCCGAATCGTTGTCCGCGTTAATACGCTGGGAAAAGATCTTGGAACGGCCGTTGCCGAAATCGAAGATCGTATCCGTAGCGATGTCGAATTTCCCGAGGGTTACTTCTTCACCATGGGGGGGCAGTTCGAGGCTCAGCAAAGCGCGAGCACGCGAATCTTTGGCCTATCGATCGTGGCGCTGGTGGTAACGTTTGTGGTGCTCTACTCCGCCTATCCGTCGACCAGTGTAGTCCTGCAAATTTTGTTCAGCCTTCCCGCCGCGTTCGTCGGCGGGGTGCTGGCACTAATGCTCACCGGGCAAACGCTTTCGATCGCCGCGTTGGTTGGGTTCATTTCGCTCGGCGGGATCGCTGCGCGAAACGGGCTACTGCTCATTTCGACCTATTTAGAGCAGTACCGCGAAGAAGGCTTCACCCAGCAGATGATCATCAATGGCAGTCTCGAGCGGCTCGCTCCGGTGCTGATGACGGCCCTGACGACAGGGATTGGTCTCGTTCCGCTGGTCATCGGCGGGAGTCAGCCAGGGAAAGAGATGCTGTTCCCTGTCGCGACTGTCATCCTTGGTGGTTTAGTCACGTCGACTTTCTGCGAATTCCTGGTCCGGCCCGGTATGTTCTGGTTCTTCGGAAAAGGAGCAGCCGAGCGGTTGGCCATTGCCGAGGACTCGCCGGAATAA
- the gap gene encoding type I glyceraldehyde-3-phosphate dehydrogenase, translated as MAVKVAINGFGRIGRLTFRNMIARPEEFEVVAINDLTDNEMLATLLKYDSTHRRFPGTVEFDSEGLTVNGKKIKVLEERNPANLPWGDLGVDVVIESTGVFTGKKNGEKPGYDSHLDAGARKVVLSAPAKDEPDLTCVLGVNDDKLTADMTTVSNASCTTNCLAPVAKVLNDSFGIESGLMTTIHAYTNDQNVLDLPHKDPYRARAAAQNIIPTSTGAAKAVALAIPELKGKLTGIAMRVPVPTGSVVDLTANLSKSASVEEINAAVKAAAEGPMKGILAYTEDPIVSSDIIGDPHSSIFAAPFTAVISDKLVKVVSWYDNEAGYSARAADLVKKLGTM; from the coding sequence GTGGCAGTAAAGGTTGCAATTAACGGTTTTGGACGTATCGGTCGACTCACCTTCCGCAACATGATCGCTCGTCCTGAGGAATTCGAGGTTGTTGCCATCAACGACCTGACCGACAACGAAATGCTCGCGACGCTGCTGAAGTACGACAGCACGCACCGTCGCTTCCCAGGCACCGTCGAATTCGACAGCGAAGGCCTGACCGTCAACGGCAAGAAGATCAAAGTTCTCGAAGAACGCAATCCAGCGAACCTCCCTTGGGGCGACCTGGGCGTTGACGTTGTCATCGAATCGACCGGCGTTTTCACCGGTAAGAAGAATGGCGAAAAGCCTGGCTACGATTCGCACCTCGACGCTGGTGCTCGTAAAGTCGTTCTGTCGGCCCCTGCTAAGGACGAGCCAGATCTGACTTGCGTTCTCGGCGTGAACGACGACAAGCTGACCGCCGACATGACCACCGTGTCCAACGCCAGCTGCACGACCAACTGCCTGGCTCCTGTCGCTAAGGTCCTGAACGATTCGTTCGGTATCGAAAGCGGTTTGATGACCACCATCCACGCGTACACCAACGATCAAAACGTGCTGGACCTGCCGCACAAAGATCCTTACCGTGCTCGTGCTGCCGCTCAGAACATCATCCCAACTTCGACGGGTGCCGCTAAAGCTGTCGCTCTGGCCATTCCAGAATTGAAGGGCAAGCTGACCGGTATCGCCATGCGAGTTCCTGTCCCAACTGGTAGCGTTGTCGACCTGACGGCGAACCTGAGCAAGTCGGCTTCGGTGGAAGAAATCAACGCCGCCGTCAAAGCTGCCGCTGAAGGCCCAATGAAGGGCATCCTGGCCTACACCGAAGATCCAATCGTTTCGTCCGACATCATCGGCGATCCACACAGCTCGATCTTCGCCGCTCCGTTCACCGCGGTTATCAGCGACAAGCTCGTCAAAGTTGTTTCGTGGTACGACAACGAAGCTGGTTACTCGGCTCGTGCTGCTGACTTGGTCAAGAAGCTCGGCACGATGTAG
- a CDS encoding dicarboxylate/amino acid:cation symporter — protein MTDTAAAPPKDNSMRGLILILVGIVLGVLLGLFYGKTMWLASEGPETQLSRLEKTIEQKKKDADRYRQQAEEADDPQDAQRLEKEAERLEGQLPTIQNRIDETEKTVAAVEADKEAGKYGLAQTVWIFCEFCGDIFLQVLKLLVIPLVVTSMISGITSLGDIRKMGRVGFATILYYFTTGAIAVFIGIVLVVIIQPGNSADDTFAYRTETVEAKEGQTTMEVFLDVFRGRKDDPGSGMFPSNLFLAATNTNVLALIVFAIVFGGALTTLGEEGTLVIRFFNVCNEAVMKMVHLVMLFAPIGIFGLVASNIAKNGGAAGFLEQLQAIGWYVATVVIGLLLHSLVLGGSLGLLAKRNPITYTFNMLRALLTAVSTASSAATLPVTMECVEEKNGVSNRAASFALPLGATINMDGTALYEAVAVIFIAQTLGIELDMADLVIVFLTASLAAVGAAGIPEAGLVTMVIVLQAVGLPMTGIGTILAIDWFLDRLRTTVNVYGDSCGAGIIDAMVIQKQTPPAEPVPAPS, from the coding sequence ATGACCGATACTGCCGCTGCGCCCCCAAAAGATAACAGTATGCGAGGCCTGATCTTGATCCTTGTGGGGATCGTGTTGGGCGTTCTGCTGGGGCTGTTCTATGGAAAGACGATGTGGCTGGCATCGGAAGGCCCGGAAACGCAATTGTCGCGGCTCGAGAAAACGATCGAGCAAAAGAAGAAGGACGCCGACAGGTATCGACAGCAGGCCGAAGAGGCGGACGACCCCCAAGACGCGCAGCGGCTTGAAAAAGAAGCCGAGCGTCTCGAAGGGCAATTGCCAACAATCCAGAATCGAATTGACGAGACCGAGAAAACCGTCGCAGCGGTCGAAGCCGATAAAGAGGCCGGCAAATATGGATTGGCCCAAACGGTTTGGATCTTTTGCGAGTTCTGCGGTGACATCTTCCTTCAGGTACTCAAGCTGTTGGTCATTCCGTTGGTGGTGACCAGCATGATCAGCGGGATCACCTCACTGGGCGACATCCGCAAGATGGGCCGCGTTGGATTCGCGACCATTTTGTACTACTTCACGACTGGGGCGATTGCCGTGTTCATCGGGATTGTCTTAGTGGTGATCATCCAGCCAGGCAACTCGGCGGACGATACGTTCGCGTACCGCACGGAAACGGTCGAAGCGAAAGAAGGCCAGACGACGATGGAGGTCTTCCTCGACGTGTTCCGCGGCCGCAAAGATGACCCCGGCAGCGGCATGTTTCCTTCCAACTTGTTTCTCGCAGCGACGAACACCAACGTGTTGGCCCTGATTGTGTTCGCGATCGTCTTCGGGGGGGCGCTCACCACGCTCGGAGAAGAAGGAACATTGGTGATCCGCTTCTTCAACGTCTGCAACGAAGCAGTGATGAAGATGGTGCATTTAGTCATGCTGTTTGCGCCGATAGGTATCTTTGGGTTGGTCGCATCGAACATTGCCAAGAACGGTGGTGCGGCCGGGTTCCTGGAGCAGTTGCAAGCGATCGGCTGGTACGTAGCAACGGTGGTCATTGGGCTGCTGCTTCATTCGCTGGTCTTGGGGGGATCGCTCGGTCTGCTCGCCAAGCGGAATCCCATCACTTACACGTTCAACATGCTCCGGGCTTTGCTCACCGCAGTCAGCACGGCAAGCAGTGCGGCGACACTTCCTGTCACGATGGAATGTGTGGAAGAGAAGAACGGTGTGTCGAATCGAGCGGCGTCCTTCGCATTGCCGCTCGGGGCGACGATCAACATGGATGGCACCGCTTTGTATGAAGCGGTCGCGGTGATCTTTATTGCCCAGACGCTGGGAATTGAACTCGACATGGCCGACTTGGTGATCGTGTTTCTGACTGCCTCGTTGGCTGCCGTGGGGGCCGCCGGCATTCCGGAAGCCGGCCTGGTAACGATGGTCATTGTGCTGCAGGCGGTCGGCTTACCGATGACGGGGATCGGAACGATTCTCGCCATCGACTGGTTCCTCGATCGACTTCGCACGACGGTCAACGTTTACGGCGACTCGTGCGGGGCAGGGATTATCGACGCGATGGTCATTCAGAAACAAACGCCGCCGGCCGAACCAGTTCCGGCGCCTTCTTAG